Proteins co-encoded in one Dasypus novemcinctus isolate mDasNov1 chromosome 18, mDasNov1.1.hap2, whole genome shotgun sequence genomic window:
- the MEAK7 gene encoding MTOR-associated protein MEAK7 isoform X1, giving the protein MGNSSSRSAQAFRAQFLPEEQAEIDGLFGALSSDQNSPRASPKSFSLEALKSHVGDALPTEMIARLYDGMRRLAPTGKAKGPSEHVSQEQFTMSLSHLLKGNAEEKSLIILRMISAAEGPVKAREVQKFTEDLVASVVHVLDYRRELRGWTQKKAPGASSRAQALAAQLLSQMKLQGGKELLGPEQLDCDCDQATVEAWVFREPHVATFLRVVVCKGFLVLCPCPQLASLIPERTVDPGREFGSLLDVLSVIYINSHLPREQRHRWHLLFSSELHGHSFSQLCGHIVHRGPCVAVLEDHDGHVFGGFASCSWEVKPQFQGDSRCFLFSLSPRVGVYTDTGYNDHYMYLNHGQQTIPNGLPAWHREKGPWAANLETSMIVLDIEGMGGQHNYFGLWIDVDFGKGHSKAKPTCTTYNSPQLSAEESFQFDRMEVWAVGDFAEAHPGKGAKSILDVDPEAQALLEISGRSRHSEGLRDPPEDQD; this is encoded by the exons ATGGGGAACAGCAGCAGCCGCTCGGCGCAGGCCTTCCGCGCGCAGTTTCTTCCTGAGGAGCAGGCGGAGATCGATGGGCTGTTCGGCGCTCTGTCATCTGATCAGAACAGCCCAAGGGCCTCTCCCAAATCCTTCTCGCTGGAGGCGCTGAAG AGCCACGTTGGGGACGCTCTTCCCACAGAGATGATCGCCAGGCTGTACGACGGCATGCGGAGGCTTGCCCCGACGGGGAAGGCAAAGGGGCCCAGCGAGCACGTCTCCCAGGAGCAGTTCACGATGTCCCTGTCCCACCTGCTAAAAGGAAATGCCGAGGAGAAGAGTCTCATAATTCTCAGAATGATTTCTGCTGCAGAAGGTCCTGTGAAAGCAAGAGAAGTCCAGAAG TTTACAGAGGATCTGGTTGCCTCTGTAGTGCACGTGCTAGACTACAGACGGGAGCTGCGAGgctggacacagaagaaagctCCAGGGGCCTCCTCCCGGGCGCAGGCGCtggctgctcagctgctctcGCAGATGAAGCTTCAAG GTGGCAAGGAGCTTCTGGGGCCTGAGCAGCTGGACTGTGACTGTGACCAAGCCACCGTCGAGGCCTGGGTGTTCCGGGAGCCCCACGTGGCCACGTTTCTGCGTGTGGTCGTCTGCAAAGGCTTCCTCGTCCTGTGCCCGTGCCCGCAGCTGGCCAGCCTGATCCCTGAGCGCACAGTCGACCCAGGGAGGGAGTTCGGGAGCCTCCTGGACGTGCTGTCGGTCATCTACATTAACTCGCACCTGCCCAGGGAGCAGCGACACAGGTGGCACCTGCTCTTCTCGTCCGAGCTGCACGGGCACAGCTTCTCGCAGCTCTGCGGGCACATCGTGCACCGTGGGCCCTGCGTGGCTGTCCTCGAGGACCACGATGGCCACGTCTTCGGCGGCTTTGCGTCCTGTTCCTGGGAGGTCAAGCCTCAGTTTCAAG GGGACAGCCGGTGCTTCCTGTTCTCCCTCTCACCCAGGGTCGGGGTGTACACGGACACAGGCTACAACGACCACTACATGTACTTGAACCATGGCCAGCAGACGATCCCGAATGGGCTG CCTGCGTGGCATCGCGAGAAAGGGCCGTGGGCTGCAAATCTGGAGACCTCGATGATTGTTCTAGACATTGAG GGCATGGGTGGGCAGCACAATTACTTTGGGCTCTGGATAGACGTCGATTTCGGGAAAGGCCACAGCAAAGCCAAGCCCACGTGCACCACCTACAACAGCCCGCAGCTGTCGGCGGAGGAGAGCTTCCAGTTCGACAGGATGGAGGTGTGGGCCGTCGGGGACTTCGCAGAGGCACACCCG gGCAAGGGCGCCAAGAGCATCCTGGATGTGGACCCCGAGGCCCAGGCCTTGCTGGAGATCAGCGGGCGGAGTCGGCACAGCGAGGGCCTTCGGGACCCGCCGGAGGACCAGGACTGA
- the MEAK7 gene encoding MTOR-associated protein MEAK7 isoform X2 has translation MGNSSSRSAQAFRAQFLPEEQAEIDGLFGALSSDQNSPRASPKSFSLEALKSHVGDALPTEMIARLYDGMRRLAPTGKAKGPSEHVSQEQFTMSLSHLLKGNAEEKSLIILRMISAAEGPVKAREVQKFTEDLVASVVHVLDYRRELRGWTQKKAPGASSRAQALAAQLLSQMKLQGGKELLGPEQLDCDCDQATVEAWVFREPHVATFLRVVVCKGFLVLCPCPQLASLIPERTVDPGREFGSLLDVLSVIYINSHLPREQRHRWHLLFSSELHGHSFSQLCGHIVHRGPCVAVLEDHDGHVFGGFASCSWEVKPQFQGDSRCFLFSLSPRVGVYTDTGYNDHYMYLNHGQQTIPNGLGMGGQHNYFGLWIDVDFGKGHSKAKPTCTTYNSPQLSAEESFQFDRMEVWAVGDFAEAHPGKGAKSILDVDPEAQALLEISGRSRHSEGLRDPPEDQD, from the exons ATGGGGAACAGCAGCAGCCGCTCGGCGCAGGCCTTCCGCGCGCAGTTTCTTCCTGAGGAGCAGGCGGAGATCGATGGGCTGTTCGGCGCTCTGTCATCTGATCAGAACAGCCCAAGGGCCTCTCCCAAATCCTTCTCGCTGGAGGCGCTGAAG AGCCACGTTGGGGACGCTCTTCCCACAGAGATGATCGCCAGGCTGTACGACGGCATGCGGAGGCTTGCCCCGACGGGGAAGGCAAAGGGGCCCAGCGAGCACGTCTCCCAGGAGCAGTTCACGATGTCCCTGTCCCACCTGCTAAAAGGAAATGCCGAGGAGAAGAGTCTCATAATTCTCAGAATGATTTCTGCTGCAGAAGGTCCTGTGAAAGCAAGAGAAGTCCAGAAG TTTACAGAGGATCTGGTTGCCTCTGTAGTGCACGTGCTAGACTACAGACGGGAGCTGCGAGgctggacacagaagaaagctCCAGGGGCCTCCTCCCGGGCGCAGGCGCtggctgctcagctgctctcGCAGATGAAGCTTCAAG GTGGCAAGGAGCTTCTGGGGCCTGAGCAGCTGGACTGTGACTGTGACCAAGCCACCGTCGAGGCCTGGGTGTTCCGGGAGCCCCACGTGGCCACGTTTCTGCGTGTGGTCGTCTGCAAAGGCTTCCTCGTCCTGTGCCCGTGCCCGCAGCTGGCCAGCCTGATCCCTGAGCGCACAGTCGACCCAGGGAGGGAGTTCGGGAGCCTCCTGGACGTGCTGTCGGTCATCTACATTAACTCGCACCTGCCCAGGGAGCAGCGACACAGGTGGCACCTGCTCTTCTCGTCCGAGCTGCACGGGCACAGCTTCTCGCAGCTCTGCGGGCACATCGTGCACCGTGGGCCCTGCGTGGCTGTCCTCGAGGACCACGATGGCCACGTCTTCGGCGGCTTTGCGTCCTGTTCCTGGGAGGTCAAGCCTCAGTTTCAAG GGGACAGCCGGTGCTTCCTGTTCTCCCTCTCACCCAGGGTCGGGGTGTACACGGACACAGGCTACAACGACCACTACATGTACTTGAACCATGGCCAGCAGACGATCCCGAATGGGCTG GGCATGGGTGGGCAGCACAATTACTTTGGGCTCTGGATAGACGTCGATTTCGGGAAAGGCCACAGCAAAGCCAAGCCCACGTGCACCACCTACAACAGCCCGCAGCTGTCGGCGGAGGAGAGCTTCCAGTTCGACAGGATGGAGGTGTGGGCCGTCGGGGACTTCGCAGAGGCACACCCG gGCAAGGGCGCCAAGAGCATCCTGGATGTGGACCCCGAGGCCCAGGCCTTGCTGGAGATCAGCGGGCGGAGTCGGCACAGCGAGGGCCTTCGGGACCCGCCGGAGGACCAGGACTGA